A genomic window from Pseudonocardia broussonetiae includes:
- a CDS encoding DUF1206 domain-containing protein, whose product MTSAARSANDSARQAANSRPLKIAARGGILAYGITHLIIGGLALQVAFGQGGQQADQTGAFQALAQQPFGQVLLWLLAVGFVAAALWRAEQAVWGFSYESDRTKMIRKKVTSAVKAVIFVVLAVLAGRTASGGGGGGGQQQATAGVFGLPGGQWLVGLAGLVVLVVGVVKVYEGYKKKFLEDMSAPSDHRARMVLERVGQVGNIAKGVAIGLIGILLAVAAIQRRPDEATGLDAALKGLAAQPYGPYLLIAVAVGLVAYGVFCFFDARYHRV is encoded by the coding sequence ATGACCAGCGCAGCACGATCCGCGAACGACTCGGCCCGCCAGGCCGCGAACAGCAGGCCCCTCAAGATCGCCGCCCGCGGCGGCATCCTGGCCTACGGCATCACGCACCTCATCATCGGCGGCCTCGCTCTGCAGGTCGCGTTCGGCCAGGGCGGCCAGCAGGCCGACCAGACCGGGGCCTTCCAGGCGCTGGCCCAGCAGCCGTTCGGACAGGTCCTGCTCTGGCTGCTGGCGGTCGGCTTCGTCGCCGCCGCGCTGTGGCGCGCGGAGCAGGCCGTCTGGGGCTTCTCCTACGAGTCCGACCGCACGAAGATGATCCGCAAGAAGGTCACCAGCGCGGTCAAGGCCGTCATCTTCGTCGTGCTGGCCGTCCTGGCCGGGCGCACCGCGTCGGGCGGCGGGGGCGGTGGCGGGCAGCAGCAGGCCACCGCGGGCGTGTTCGGGCTCCCGGGCGGCCAGTGGCTCGTCGGGCTGGCCGGCCTCGTCGTGCTCGTCGTCGGCGTCGTGAAGGTCTACGAGGGCTACAAGAAGAAGTTCCTCGAGGACATGTCGGCGCCGTCGGACCACCGCGCGCGGATGGTGCTGGAGCGCGTCGGGCAGGTCGGCAACATCGCCAAGGGCGTCGCGATCGGCCTGATCGGCATCCTGCTGGCCGTCGCCGCGATCCAGCGGCGCCCGGACGAGGCGACCGGGCTGGACGCGGCGCTCAAGGGCCTCGCGGCCCAGCCCTACGGGCCCTACCTGCTGATCGCGGTGGCGGTCGGGCTCGTCGCGTACGGCGTCTTCTGCTTCTTCGACGCCCGCTACCACCGGGTCTGA